In the genome of Dermacentor andersoni chromosome 3, qqDerAnde1_hic_scaffold, whole genome shotgun sequence, one region contains:
- the LOC140216308 gene encoding uncharacterized protein codes for MVYRRKGPEYSFIGTNATAEGQELCVHSRHREVHCFRHAGFVTRIEEASEEATEDLTLYGTEEECQLEETWSQFERFVGVEPHSMCIEDFVGGDDSTGTVAELTDVEITAEVTAERPNEDAAEADPASTDVAPLPTATEAVAALATVRRYCGAIEGTGLSLVDRLDYVEDTVVKHAVANKKQATLLQYFQQTK; via the coding sequence ATGGTTTATCGACGTAAGGGCCCAGAATATTCCTTTATCGGGACCAATGCTACAGCAGAAGGCCAAGAACTTTGCGTTCATTCTCGGCACCGAGAAGTTCACTGCTTTCGGCATGCGGGTTTCGTGACCCGCATTGAAGAAGCTTCCGAGGAAGCAACCGAAGATTTGACGTTGTATGGCACAGAGGAAGAATGCCAGCTTGAAGAAACCTGGAGCCAGTTCGAGCGCTTTGTCGGTGTTGAGCCACACAGCATGTGCATtgaggacttcgttggcggtgacgacagcaccggaacagtggcggagttaacagacgtggagatcactgcagaagtgactgctgagcggccaaacgaagacgctgccgaggctgatccagcaagcacTGATGTTGCCCcactcccgactgcaactgaggctgtagctgctttggccactgtacgccgctactgcggcgcaatagaaggcactggactgtctcttgtggaccgtttggactatgttgaggacacCGTGGTAAAACACGCGgttgccaataagaagcaggctacgctgcttcagtactttcagcaaactaaataa